In a single window of the Streptomyces sp. NBC_00094 genome:
- a CDS encoding HU family DNA-binding protein: protein MNRSELVAALADRAEVTRKDADAVLAALAETVGEVVAKGDEKVTIPGFLTFERTHRAARTARNPQTGDPINIPAGYSVKVSAGSKLKEAAKGK, encoded by the coding sequence ATGAACCGCAGTGAGCTGGTGGCCGCCCTGGCCGACCGCGCCGAGGTGACCCGCAAGGACGCCGACGCCGTGCTGGCCGCTCTCGCCGAGACCGTCGGTGAGGTCGTCGCCAAGGGCGACGAGAAGGTCACCATCCCCGGCTTCCTGACCTTCGAGCGCACCCACCGTGCCGCTCGCACCGCTCGTAACCCGCAGACCGGCGACCCGATCAACATCCCGGCCGGCTACAGCGTGAAGGTCTCCGCGGGCTCGAAGCTCAAGGAAGCCGCCAAGGGCAAGTAA
- the murA gene encoding UDP-N-acetylglucosamine 1-carboxyvinyltransferase has protein sequence MTGTDDVLLVHGGTPLEGEIRVRGAKNLVPKAMVAALLGSGPSRLRNVPDIRDVRVVRGLLQLHGVTVRPGEEPGELVLDPTHVESANVADIDAHAGSSRIPILFCGPLLHRLGHAFIPGLGGCDIGGRPIDFHFDVLRQFGATIEKRDDGQYLEAPQRLRGCKIRLPYPSVGSTEQVLLTAVLAEGVTELSNAAVEPEIEDLICVLQKMGAIISMDTDRTIRITGVDRLDGYTHRALPDRLEAASWASAALATEGNIYVRGAQQRSMMTFLNTYRKVGGAFEIDDEGIRFWHPGGSLNAIALETDVHPGFQTDWQQPLVVALTQASGLSIVHETVYESRLGFTSALNQMGAHIQLYPECLGGSDCRFGQRNFLHSAVVSGPTKLQGADLVIPDLRGGFSYLIAALAAQGTSRVHGIELINRGYENFMEKLVELGAKVELPGSALV, from the coding sequence ATGACCGGCACAGACGATGTCCTGCTTGTCCACGGCGGAACCCCGCTGGAGGGCGAGATCCGCGTCCGCGGCGCGAAGAACCTCGTGCCCAAGGCGATGGTCGCCGCCCTGCTCGGCAGCGGTCCCAGCCGACTGCGCAACGTTCCCGACATCCGTGACGTCCGCGTGGTCCGCGGACTGCTCCAGCTGCACGGGGTGACGGTCCGTCCGGGCGAGGAGCCCGGCGAGCTCGTCCTCGACCCGACGCACGTGGAGTCCGCGAACGTCGCCGACATCGACGCGCACGCCGGCTCGTCCCGCATCCCGATCCTCTTCTGCGGCCCGCTGCTGCACCGCCTCGGCCACGCCTTCATCCCGGGCCTCGGCGGCTGCGACATCGGCGGCCGGCCGATCGACTTCCACTTCGACGTGCTCCGCCAGTTCGGCGCCACGATCGAGAAGCGGGACGACGGCCAGTACCTGGAGGCCCCCCAGCGCCTTCGCGGTTGCAAGATCCGCCTCCCGTACCCCTCGGTCGGCTCGACCGAGCAGGTGCTGCTGACGGCGGTGCTCGCCGAGGGCGTCACCGAGCTGTCGAACGCGGCCGTGGAGCCCGAGATCGAGGACCTCATCTGCGTACTGCAGAAGATGGGCGCGATCATCTCCATGGACACCGACCGGACCATCCGGATCACCGGTGTCGACCGCCTCGACGGCTACACCCACCGGGCGCTCCCGGACCGCCTGGAGGCGGCCTCCTGGGCGTCGGCGGCGCTGGCGACCGAGGGCAACATCTACGTGCGCGGCGCCCAGCAGCGCTCGATGATGACCTTCCTCAACACGTACCGGAAGGTGGGTGGCGCCTTCGAGATCGACGACGAGGGCATCCGCTTCTGGCACCCGGGCGGCTCGCTCAACGCGATCGCCCTGGAGACGGACGTGCACCCCGGCTTCCAGACGGACTGGCAGCAGCCGCTGGTCGTGGCCCTGACGCAGGCCTCCGGCCTCTCCATCGTCCACGAGACGGTGTACGAGTCGCGCCTCGGCTTCACCTCCGCGCTGAACCAGATGGGCGCGCACATCCAGCTGTACCCCGAGTGCCTGGGCGGCTCCGACTGCCGCTTCGGCCAGCGCAACTTCCTGCACTCGGCGGTCGTGAGCGGCCCCACCAAGCTCCAGGGCGCCGACCTGGTCATCCCCGACCTGCGCGGCGGCTTCTCGTACCTGATCGCGGCGCTCGCGGCCCAGGGCACCTCCCGGGTGCACGGCATCGAGCTGATCAACCGCGGCTACGAGAACTTCATGGAGAAGCTGGTCGAGCTCGGCGCGAAGGTCGAGCTCCCGGGCAGCGCGCTCGTCTGA
- a CDS encoding YqgE/AlgH family protein — MTEVSSLTGRLLVATPALADPNFDRAVVLLLDHDDEGSLGVVLNRPTPVTVGDILAPWAGLAGEPGVVFQGGPVSLDAALGVAVIPGDEGPLGWRRVYGAIGLVDLETPPELLGPALGSLRIFAGYAGWGPGQLESELGDGAWYVVESEPGDVSSPRPETLWRQVLRRQRGELAMIATYPDDPSLN, encoded by the coding sequence ATGACCGAGGTGTCCTCGCTCACAGGACGACTGCTCGTCGCCACCCCCGCGCTGGCGGACCCGAACTTCGACCGCGCGGTGGTCCTGCTGCTCGACCACGACGACGAGGGCTCGCTCGGCGTGGTCCTCAACCGGCCGACGCCGGTGACCGTCGGCGACATCCTCGCGCCCTGGGCCGGACTCGCCGGCGAGCCCGGCGTGGTCTTCCAGGGCGGGCCCGTCTCGCTCGACGCGGCGCTCGGCGTCGCCGTGATCCCCGGTGACGAGGGCCCTCTCGGCTGGCGGAGGGTGTACGGAGCGATCGGCCTCGTCGACCTGGAGACCCCGCCCGAACTGCTCGGACCGGCCCTCGGCTCGCTGCGGATCTTCGCCGGGTACGCGGGCTGGGGCCCCGGCCAGCTGGAGTCCGAGCTCGGCGACGGCGCCTGGTACGTGGTCGAGTCGGAGCCCGGCGACGTCTCCTCGCCGCGCCCGGAGACCCTCTGGCGCCAGGTGCTGCGGCGCCAGCGCGGCGAGCTCGCCATGATCGCGACGTACCCCGACGACCCGTCCCTCAACTGA
- a CDS encoding DUF3039 domain-containing protein yields MSTLEPERGAGTGTLVEPTPQVSHGDGDHERYAHYVQKDKIMASALDGTPVVALCGKVWVPGRDPKKYPVCPMCKEIYESMGAGGGDKDKGGKDK; encoded by the coding sequence ATGAGCACTCTCGAGCCCGAGCGCGGGGCAGGTACGGGAACCCTCGTGGAGCCGACTCCGCAGGTGTCCCACGGTGACGGCGACCACGAGCGCTACGCCCACTACGTCCAGAAGGACAAGATCATGGCGAGCGCCCTCGACGGGACTCCCGTCGTGGCGCTGTGCGGAAAGGTCTGGGTACCGGGGCGCGACCCCAAGAAGTACCCGGTCTGTCCGATGTGCAAGGAGATCTACGAGTCCATGGGCGCCGGCGGCGGCGACAAGGACAAGGGCGGCAAGGACAAGTAG